The proteins below come from a single Piscinibacter gummiphilus genomic window:
- a CDS encoding PAS domain-containing sensor histidine kinase, with protein sequence MPAIREDDAQGFLRLLHEAEGHGVIFADAEGFITGWSPGATHITALQPDDVIGRPFSSVFTPEDRDGGMPQHELNAARAMGCSQDERWHPRRDGSRFWASGLTYARHDDEGRLVGFIKIFRDATHLRTRMKYLENVLEERNGEQAERNTFIAAVAHELRGPLAPIRNVLEILQAPGELAPRHEGLLKILDRQVDFLTRLVEDLVDLTRARVGKLSVQYQRVVLQSLIQEVVADARPKAEAAGVSLSAVLPEQPLEAEVDAGRMQQVFGNLVANALKFTPAGGRVWVTASADQTHFVVTVKDTGRGIAKNLLPTIFDVFTQADGASSARGAGLGIGLSVVKEIVNLHRGTVEVRSEGEGKGAEFSLRIPLTDGTTSARAEVAGEPPR encoded by the coding sequence ATGCCCGCCATACGCGAGGACGATGCCCAGGGCTTCCTGCGCCTGCTGCACGAGGCCGAGGGGCACGGCGTGATCTTTGCCGACGCCGAAGGCTTCATCACCGGCTGGAGCCCGGGCGCCACGCACATCACCGCGCTGCAGCCCGACGACGTGATCGGCCGCCCCTTCAGCAGCGTCTTCACCCCGGAAGACCGCGATGGCGGCATGCCCCAGCACGAGCTGAACGCCGCCCGCGCGATGGGCTGCTCGCAAGACGAGCGCTGGCACCCGCGCCGCGACGGCTCGCGCTTCTGGGCCAGTGGCCTCACCTATGCGCGGCACGATGACGAAGGACGCCTCGTCGGCTTCATCAAGATCTTCCGCGACGCGACCCACCTGCGCACGCGCATGAAGTACCTCGAGAACGTGCTGGAGGAGCGCAATGGCGAGCAGGCCGAGCGCAACACCTTCATCGCCGCCGTCGCCCACGAGTTGCGCGGCCCGCTGGCCCCCATTCGCAACGTGCTCGAGATCCTGCAGGCGCCGGGCGAGCTCGCGCCCCGCCACGAGGGCTTGCTGAAAATCCTCGACCGCCAGGTCGACTTCCTCACGCGCCTGGTCGAAGACCTGGTCGACCTCACCCGCGCCCGTGTGGGCAAGCTCAGCGTGCAGTACCAGCGGGTGGTGTTGCAGTCGCTCATCCAGGAGGTCGTGGCGGATGCGCGCCCCAAGGCCGAGGCCGCGGGCGTGTCGCTGAGCGCGGTGCTGCCCGAGCAGCCGCTGGAGGCCGAGGTCGATGCGGGCCGCATGCAGCAGGTCTTCGGCAACCTGGTGGCCAACGCGCTCAAGTTCACGCCGGCCGGCGGGCGGGTGTGGGTCACGGCCAGCGCCGACCAGACCCACTTCGTGGTGACGGTGAAAGACACCGGACGGGGCATCGCGAAGAACCTGCTGCCCACCATCTTCGATGTCTTCACGCAGGCCGATGGCGCGAGTTCGGCGCGTGGCGCGGGCCTGGGCATCGGCCTGTCGGTCGTGAAGGAGATCGTCAACCTGCACCGCGGCACGGTGGAAGTGCGCAGCGAAGGCGAGGGCAAGGGGGCGGAGTTCTCGCTGCGCATTCCCCTCACCGACGGCACGACCTCGGCCAGGGCCGAGGTGGCGGGCGAGCCTCCGCGCTGA
- a CDS encoding ABC transporter ATP-binding protein: MGALSIKQVRKSYGPVDILKGIDLEIDEGEFLILVGPSGCGKSTLLSIIAGLDTATSGNIQIAGRDVTHQLPRDRDIAMVFQSYALYPNMNVAQNISFALEMRKVGKAEREAAVARVAKMLQIEHLLDRKPAQLSGGQRQRVAMGRALARNPKLFLFDEPLSNLDAKLRVEMRAEIKLLHQRTRTTTVYVTHDQVEAMTLGDRIAVMKDGTVQQFGTPDDIYSRPATKFVAEFIGSPAMNMVNAGVAAEGLSVNGQAIALTPEQQQALRAAAPKSGCVLGVRPECVRLADAGLAGRLTLLEPTGPDTYAFVDTAIGPLVLRTGGRVPQRVGDAVHIAWDAQDLHVFDAATDRRLG; encoded by the coding sequence ATGGGTGCACTTTCCATCAAGCAGGTCCGCAAGAGCTACGGGCCGGTCGACATCCTCAAAGGCATCGACCTCGAAATCGACGAGGGCGAATTCCTCATCCTCGTCGGGCCTTCGGGTTGCGGCAAATCGACGCTGCTCTCGATCATCGCGGGCCTGGACACGGCCACCTCCGGCAACATCCAGATCGCCGGGCGCGACGTGACGCACCAGCTGCCGCGCGACCGCGACATCGCGATGGTGTTCCAGAGCTACGCGCTCTACCCCAACATGAACGTGGCGCAGAACATCAGCTTCGCGCTCGAGATGCGCAAGGTCGGCAAGGCCGAGCGCGAAGCCGCCGTGGCGCGTGTCGCCAAGATGCTGCAGATCGAGCACCTGCTCGACCGCAAGCCCGCGCAGCTCTCCGGCGGCCAGCGCCAGCGCGTGGCGATGGGGCGTGCGCTTGCGCGCAACCCCAAGCTCTTCCTCTTCGACGAGCCGCTCTCCAACCTCGACGCCAAGCTGCGCGTGGAGATGCGCGCCGAGATCAAGCTCCTGCACCAGCGCACACGCACGACCACCGTCTACGTCACGCACGACCAGGTCGAAGCCATGACGCTCGGCGACCGCATCGCGGTGATGAAGGACGGCACCGTGCAGCAGTTCGGCACACCCGACGACATCTACAGCCGGCCCGCGACGAAGTTCGTCGCCGAGTTCATCGGCTCGCCCGCAATGAACATGGTGAACGCCGGGGTGGCGGCCGAGGGCCTGAGCGTGAACGGCCAGGCCATCGCGCTCACGCCCGAGCAGCAGCAGGCGCTGCGGGCCGCGGCACCGAAGAGCGGCTGCGTGCTCGGCGTGCGGCCCGAGTGCGTGCGGCTTGCCGACGCGGGGCTCGCCGGACGGCTGACGCTGCTGGAGCCCACCGGCCCCGACACCTACGCCTTTGTCGACACCGCCATCGGCCCGCTGGTGCTGCGGACCGGCGGGCGGGTGCCGCAGCGGGTGGGCGACGCGGTCCACATCGCGTGGGACGCGCAGGACCTGCACGTGTTCGACGCCGCCACCGACCGACGGCTCGGCTGA
- a CDS encoding carbohydrate ABC transporter permease — translation MKPATLHRIAIWSVLLLFAAFFLVPLYVMVATSLKDMAQVRGGSLLDLPNGLDFSAWRKAWSEACTGTDCGGLKPFFFNSILMVVPAVLISTALGAVNGYVFAKWRFKGSELMFGLMLFGAFMPLQVVLLPMSQVLGWFNLADSIWGLVIVHVLVGLATTTLFFRNYYVALPDELIRAAMLDGAGFWRIFWRIVLPLSTPILVVTLIWQFTAIWNDFLFGVVFSAGDAKPVTVGLNNMANTSSSVKEYNVDMAAAMIAALPTLAIYVLAGKYFVRGLTAGAVKG, via the coding sequence ATGAAGCCCGCCACCCTCCACCGCATCGCCATCTGGTCGGTGCTGCTGCTCTTCGCGGCCTTCTTCCTGGTGCCGCTCTACGTGATGGTCGCCACGTCGCTGAAGGACATGGCCCAGGTGCGCGGCGGCAGCCTCCTCGACCTGCCGAACGGCCTCGACTTCAGCGCCTGGCGCAAGGCCTGGTCCGAAGCCTGCACCGGCACCGACTGCGGCGGCCTGAAGCCTTTCTTCTTCAACTCGATCCTGATGGTCGTGCCGGCGGTGCTCATCTCGACCGCGCTCGGTGCGGTCAACGGCTACGTGTTCGCCAAGTGGCGCTTCAAGGGCAGCGAGCTGATGTTCGGGTTGATGCTCTTCGGTGCGTTCATGCCGCTGCAGGTGGTGCTGCTGCCGATGTCGCAGGTGCTCGGCTGGTTCAACCTCGCCGACTCGATCTGGGGCCTCGTCATCGTGCACGTGCTGGTGGGTCTCGCGACCACCACGCTCTTCTTCCGCAACTACTACGTGGCGCTGCCCGACGAGCTGATCCGCGCGGCCATGCTCGACGGCGCGGGCTTCTGGCGCATCTTCTGGCGCATCGTGCTGCCGCTGTCGACGCCCATCCTCGTCGTCACGCTGATCTGGCAGTTCACCGCCATCTGGAACGACTTCCTCTTCGGCGTGGTGTTCTCCGCGGGCGATGCCAAGCCGGTGACGGTGGGCCTCAACAACATGGCCAACACCAGCAGCAGCGTCAAGGAATACAACGTGGACATGGCCGCCGCCATGATCGCCGCGCTGCCGACGCTCGCCATCTACGTGTTGGCAGGCAAGTACTTCGTGCGGGGCCTCACGGCTGGCGCAGTCAAGGGTTAA
- a CDS encoding DUF2200 domain-containing protein: protein MANDRIFSMAFAKVYALYVQKAERKGRTEAEVDQVICWLTGYDAAGLKRQIERGTDFRSFFDEAPALHPNRALIQGVVCGVRVETIDDPLMQKIRYLDKLVDELAKGRPMEKILRP, encoded by the coding sequence ATGGCCAACGACCGAATCTTCTCGATGGCGTTTGCGAAGGTCTACGCGCTCTACGTGCAGAAGGCCGAGCGCAAGGGCCGCACGGAGGCGGAAGTCGACCAGGTCATCTGCTGGCTCACCGGCTACGACGCCGCGGGCCTGAAGCGGCAGATCGAACGCGGCACCGACTTCCGGTCGTTCTTCGACGAGGCCCCCGCGCTCCACCCGAACCGTGCGCTCATCCAGGGCGTCGTCTGCGGCGTGCGGGTGGAAACCATCGACGACCCGCTGATGCAGAAGATCCGCTACCTCGACAAACTGGTGGACGAGCTGGCCAAGGGCCGGCCGATGGAGAAGATCCTGAGGCCGTGA
- a CDS encoding carbohydrate porin produces the protein MTALRPLAPTALALAAALATTLAAGSAHAVDFGGYFRAGPGATKKDASRACYGLNGPGLKYRLGNECDFYGEFLLSHTGKVDEVEYKAHLMTNLYNGGTDTEDEKVGINQMYVEGKGFDIAPNTSFWIGKRFYQRADVHIVDTFYTNLSGVGAGADGIVDIAGGKLNFAFFRTDNDNRPGSRLNLTLAGLDVNPGGKLTAVGTFTKGHFSATPASPFVPFDPGTPTTPETPSRPAVAAEAAGTNGFGLSLQHTQAIGATATNNLWLQYAQGSAGLDGNFGDLNAPSAARGMRIVESFNWQAGPFGGQAQAMFQQDKAEGGAKTDSATVGGRVSYAMSKHLKLLAEAAYSQKKPDGSATQKLSKLTVGPALSTGPGFFNRPELRLYVTSAKWNQAANAAAGSGGVTGIGDGKTSGTSFGAQVEVWF, from the coding sequence ATGACAGCCCTCCGTCCCCTTGCGCCCACCGCGCTGGCGCTGGCCGCCGCCCTGGCCACGACCCTTGCTGCCGGCTCGGCCCACGCCGTCGATTTCGGCGGTTATTTCCGCGCCGGCCCTGGCGCCACCAAGAAAGACGCTTCGCGCGCCTGCTACGGCCTGAACGGCCCCGGCCTCAAGTACCGCCTCGGCAACGAGTGCGACTTCTACGGTGAATTCCTGCTGAGCCACACCGGCAAGGTGGACGAGGTGGAATACAAGGCCCACCTGATGACCAACCTCTACAACGGTGGCACCGACACCGAAGACGAGAAGGTCGGCATCAACCAGATGTACGTGGAAGGCAAGGGCTTCGACATCGCCCCCAACACCAGCTTCTGGATCGGCAAGCGCTTCTACCAGCGCGCCGACGTGCACATCGTCGACACCTTCTACACCAACCTGTCCGGCGTGGGCGCAGGTGCCGACGGCATCGTCGACATCGCCGGGGGCAAGCTCAACTTCGCCTTCTTCCGCACCGACAACGACAACCGCCCCGGCTCGCGCCTGAACCTGACGCTGGCCGGCCTGGACGTGAACCCGGGCGGCAAGCTGACGGCCGTCGGCACCTTCACCAAGGGCCATTTCAGCGCCACGCCGGCATCGCCCTTCGTGCCGTTCGATCCGGGCACACCCACCACGCCGGAAACGCCTTCGCGCCCCGCCGTCGCCGCTGAAGCCGCGGGCACCAATGGCTTCGGCCTGAGCCTGCAACACACGCAGGCCATCGGCGCCACCGCCACCAACAACCTGTGGCTGCAATACGCGCAAGGTTCGGCCGGTCTCGACGGCAACTTCGGCGACCTGAACGCACCGTCGGCAGCGCGCGGCATGCGCATCGTGGAAAGCTTCAACTGGCAGGCGGGCCCCTTCGGCGGCCAGGCGCAGGCGATGTTCCAGCAGGACAAGGCGGAAGGCGGCGCGAAGACCGACTCGGCCACCGTCGGCGGCCGCGTGTCGTATGCCATGAGCAAGCACCTGAAGCTGCTGGCCGAGGCGGCCTACTCGCAGAAGAAGCCTGACGGCTCGGCGACGCAGAAGCTGAGCAAGCTGACCGTGGGCCCGGCGCTGTCGACCGGCCCGGGCTTCTTCAACCGCCCTGAGCTGCGCCTGTACGTGACCTCGGCCAAGTGGAACCAGGCCGCCAACGCCGCAGCGGGTTCTGGTGGCGTGACCGGCATCGGCGACGGGAAGACGAGTGGCACAAGCTTCGGCGCACAAGTCGAAGTCTGGTTCTAA
- a CDS encoding response regulator transcription factor produces MKLLLAEDDTILADALTANLKGCGFEVEVAENGAVAEYLLLKHDFDLGVLDLGLPLVDGLTVLKKVRAAKPALPMMVLTAWDGMEQRVAGLNAGADDYLTKPFDFPELEARIRALLRRAHGATAAAVPQQAGLLRFDREARRASIDKTPLDLSPREWTLLDLLLTQRDKVVTKEQIVQGWTGDTSEQTPGAIEVYIHRLRRKLEGSKVSIRTVRGLGYLLETET; encoded by the coding sequence ATGAAGCTCCTGCTCGCCGAAGACGACACCATCCTCGCTGATGCCCTCACCGCCAACCTCAAGGGCTGCGGCTTCGAGGTCGAGGTGGCCGAGAACGGCGCCGTCGCCGAGTACCTGCTGCTCAAGCACGACTTCGACCTCGGCGTGCTCGACCTCGGCCTGCCACTGGTCGACGGCCTCACCGTGCTGAAGAAGGTGCGCGCCGCCAAGCCGGCCCTGCCAATGATGGTGCTCACCGCCTGGGATGGCATGGAGCAGCGCGTGGCCGGGCTGAACGCCGGTGCCGACGACTACCTCACCAAACCCTTCGACTTCCCCGAGCTCGAAGCGCGCATCCGCGCGCTGCTGCGCCGTGCCCACGGGGCGACGGCCGCCGCCGTGCCTCAACAGGCCGGCCTGCTGCGCTTCGACCGCGAAGCCCGCCGCGCGAGCATCGACAAGACCCCGCTCGACCTCTCGCCGCGCGAGTGGACGCTGCTCGACCTCCTGCTCACGCAGCGCGACAAGGTCGTCACGAAGGAGCAGATCGTGCAAGGCTGGACGGGCGACACCAGCGAGCAGACGCCCGGCGCCATCGAGGTCTACATCCACCGGCTACGGCGCAAGCTCGAAGGCTCGAAGGTGTCGATCCGCACGGTGCGCGGCCTGGGCTACCTGCTCGAAACCGAGACTTAA
- a CDS encoding ABC transporter substrate-binding protein produces MTPTRLTTRALHVAAAATLLCASLSARAGEVEVLHYWTSGGEAKAASALKATLQGKGHSWKDFAVAGGGGDSAMTVLKSRVVSGNAPAAAQIKGPSIQEWGNEGVLANLDDVAKANNWDALLPKVVSDVMKHKGHYVAVPVNVHRVNWLWANPEVLKKANAKMPTNWDEFFVTAEALKKAGVIPVAHGGQNWQDFTTFESVALGVGGADFYRKALVQLDAGSLKGATMQKVLTTFRKVKGYTDKNAPGRDWNLATAMVIRGEAGMQLMGDWAKGEFIAAGKAPGKDFLCAAAPGTANAFTFNIDSFAMFKIKNTANLQAQKDMAAAIMSPEFQETFNLNKGSIPARLNMDMAKFDDCAKLSSKDFVATAKSNTLVPSIAHGMAVSSAAEGAIKDVVSQFWNTDSMTPEQAMDRLVAAAKTK; encoded by the coding sequence ATGACCCCCACCCGCTTGACCACACGCGCGCTGCACGTTGCTGCTGCCGCCACCCTGCTCTGTGCTTCTCTCTCGGCGCGCGCCGGCGAAGTGGAAGTGCTGCACTACTGGACCTCCGGCGGCGAGGCCAAGGCCGCATCGGCCCTGAAGGCCACGCTGCAGGGCAAGGGCCACAGCTGGAAGGACTTCGCGGTGGCCGGCGGCGGCGGTGACTCCGCCATGACCGTGCTCAAGTCGCGCGTGGTCTCGGGCAACGCCCCGGCTGCCGCGCAGATCAAGGGCCCCTCGATCCAGGAGTGGGGCAACGAAGGCGTGCTCGCCAACCTCGACGACGTGGCCAAGGCCAACAACTGGGACGCGCTGCTGCCCAAGGTCGTCTCCGACGTGATGAAGCACAAGGGCCACTACGTCGCCGTGCCGGTCAACGTGCACCGCGTCAACTGGCTGTGGGCCAACCCCGAGGTGCTGAAGAAGGCCAACGCCAAGATGCCGACCAACTGGGACGAGTTCTTCGTCACCGCCGAGGCGCTCAAGAAGGCCGGCGTGATCCCGGTCGCGCATGGCGGCCAGAACTGGCAGGACTTCACCACCTTCGAGTCGGTCGCACTCGGCGTGGGCGGTGCCGACTTCTACCGCAAGGCGCTCGTGCAGCTCGACGCCGGCAGCCTGAAGGGCGCCACCATGCAGAAGGTGCTCACCACCTTCCGCAAGGTGAAGGGCTACACCGACAAGAACGCCCCCGGCCGCGACTGGAACCTCGCCACCGCGATGGTCATCCGCGGCGAAGCTGGCATGCAGCTGATGGGCGACTGGGCCAAGGGCGAGTTCATCGCCGCCGGCAAGGCACCGGGCAAGGACTTCCTCTGCGCCGCTGCCCCCGGCACGGCCAACGCGTTCACCTTCAACATCGACAGCTTCGCGATGTTCAAGATCAAGAACACCGCCAACCTGCAGGCGCAGAAGGACATGGCCGCCGCCATCATGTCGCCCGAGTTCCAGGAGACCTTCAACCTGAACAAGGGCTCGATCCCGGCACGCCTGAACATGGACATGGCCAAGTTCGACGACTGCGCCAAGCTCAGCAGCAAGGACTTCGTGGCCACAGCCAAGAGCAACACGCTGGTGCCGTCGATCGCCCACGGCATGGCCGTGTCGTCTGCGGCCGAAGGCGCCATCAAGGACGTGGTCTCGCAGTTCTGGAACACCGACTCCATGACGCCCGAGCAGGCGATGGACCGTCTGGTGGCCGCGGCCAAGACCAAGTAA
- a CDS encoding DUF2917 domain-containing protein: MSQATMTISQQSGPAEWAMPAGEALRLDIGPGARELRVTQGRLWLTRDGAADEPAEDLWLAAGDSIALDSGSEWVIEGWGETSFQLLVPPRACPTFAKRLSASARSSSSLGRLSFWRPEPALG; the protein is encoded by the coding sequence ATGAGCCAAGCAACGATGACAATTTCGCAACAGTCCGGGCCTGCCGAGTGGGCCATGCCCGCCGGCGAGGCCCTGCGCCTGGACATCGGCCCGGGCGCCCGCGAGCTGCGCGTCACGCAGGGCCGCCTGTGGCTCACCCGCGATGGCGCAGCCGACGAGCCGGCCGAAGACCTGTGGCTGGCGGCCGGCGACAGCATCGCACTCGACTCGGGCAGCGAGTGGGTGATCGAAGGCTGGGGCGAGACGAGCTTCCAGCTCCTCGTGCCGCCGCGGGCCTGCCCCACCTTCGCGAAGCGGCTCAGCGCTTCCGCGCGATCGTCTTCTTCGCTGGGGCGGCTGTCGTTCTGGCGGCCGGAGCCGGCGCTGGGCTGA
- a CDS encoding sensor histidine kinase, translated as MTRWKAWFTPGTRSLHRHLLLWLLLPQLVLWMAAAIFTYKLAERYANQAIDASLSTASRALARQVKPSGSGLYIDFPRAAQDVIEADPDDRLYYKVSSPPGEFILGNSQMPAPTGIPNPQLNQPYLYDGTLHDRHNDKTGARVGTPSAEGGRDIAVRVVALYLAYGEPGKPQTLLVQVAKSRTSREELARQILIDTALPLSLLIVLMSVIVWGGIRGGLAPLARLRSLVEARATNDLAPIKLEAAPEEVKSLALALNTLLAEVRESVHAQNRFISDAAHQLRTPLAGLKSQTELALASTTVATDPELRARLKLVHESATRSAHLVSQLLALARAEPEAAAAQSRTRFDLQRLAREVAAEQVPRALAAGIDLGSEDGETPLPVTGNAMLIREALVNLVDNAIRYAGRGASVTVSAQAQGHDAVLTVEDTGPGVPESEHERIFQRFVRATHEGNGCGLGLAIVKEIVERSHGHVALQSVKPHGLRVVVRFPLASGLSGAGKSG; from the coding sequence GTGACACGCTGGAAAGCCTGGTTCACCCCGGGCACCCGCTCGCTGCACCGCCACCTGCTGTTGTGGCTGCTGCTGCCGCAGCTCGTGCTGTGGATGGCCGCGGCCATCTTCACCTACAAGCTTGCCGAGCGTTATGCCAACCAGGCCATCGATGCGAGCCTGTCCACCGCCTCACGCGCGCTCGCGCGGCAGGTGAAGCCGAGCGGCAGCGGCCTCTACATCGACTTCCCGCGTGCCGCACAAGACGTGATCGAGGCCGACCCCGACGACCGCCTCTACTACAAGGTGAGTTCGCCACCGGGCGAGTTCATCCTCGGCAACAGCCAGATGCCGGCGCCCACCGGCATTCCCAACCCGCAGCTCAACCAGCCCTACCTCTACGACGGCACGCTGCACGACCGCCACAACGACAAGACCGGCGCGCGCGTCGGCACGCCCAGCGCCGAGGGGGGGCGCGACATCGCCGTGCGCGTCGTTGCGCTCTACCTCGCCTACGGCGAGCCGGGCAAGCCGCAGACGCTGCTGGTGCAGGTGGCGAAAAGCCGCACCAGCCGCGAAGAGCTGGCGCGGCAGATCCTGATCGACACCGCCCTGCCCCTGTCGCTGCTGATCGTGCTGATGTCGGTGATCGTGTGGGGCGGCATCCGTGGCGGCCTCGCGCCGCTGGCGCGGCTGCGCAGTCTGGTGGAGGCCCGCGCCACCAACGACCTTGCCCCGATCAAGCTCGAAGCCGCACCCGAAGAAGTGAAGAGCCTTGCGCTCGCGCTCAACACCCTGCTGGCCGAAGTGCGCGAAAGCGTGCACGCGCAGAACCGTTTCATCAGCGATGCAGCGCACCAGCTGCGCACGCCGCTCGCGGGCCTGAAGAGCCAGACCGAACTCGCGCTGGCGAGCACCACCGTCGCCACCGACCCCGAGCTGCGCGCACGCCTGAAGCTCGTGCACGAGAGCGCCACGCGCAGCGCGCACCTGGTGAGCCAGCTGCTCGCGCTCGCCCGCGCCGAGCCCGAGGCGGCCGCCGCGCAATCGCGCACCCGCTTCGACCTGCAGCGCCTGGCGCGCGAGGTGGCCGCCGAGCAGGTGCCGCGTGCGCTCGCCGCCGGCATCGACCTCGGCAGCGAAGACGGCGAGACGCCGCTGCCGGTGACGGGCAACGCGATGCTGATCCGCGAGGCACTGGTGAACCTCGTCGACAACGCCATCCGCTACGCCGGCCGCGGCGCGAGCGTGACCGTGAGCGCGCAGGCGCAAGGGCATGACGCCGTGCTGACGGTGGAAGACACCGGCCCCGGCGTGCCCGAGAGCGAACACGAGCGCATCTTCCAGCGCTTCGTGCGTGCCACGCACGAGGGCAACGGCTGCGGCTTGGGCCTGGCGATCGTGAAGGAGATCGTGGAGCGCAGCCATGGCCACGTCGCGCTGCAATCGGTGAAGCCGCATGGGCTGCGGGTGGTGGTGCGCTTCCCGCTGGCGAGCGGCCTGTCAGGAGCCGGCAAGAGCGGCTGA
- a CDS encoding sugar ABC transporter permease, with translation MSPGFASRLSRWMPKLAVAPGFALSFAFIYGLIAWNGVLSFSASRLLPNYEWVGLAQYVSLFESERWHVALVNLGIFSALFIGVGLALGLFLAILLDQKIRAEGVLRTVYLYPMALSFIVTGTAWKWILNPGLGLEHLVRGWGFESFTFDWLVNPDMAIYTIVIAGVWQSAGFVMALFLAGLRGIDDSILKAAQIDGATLPRIYWRIVIPSLRPVFFSTLLVLAHISIKSFDLVMALTAGGPGFATDMPATFMYAMSFSRGQIGLGAASATIMLCTVAAIVVPYLYSELRGARR, from the coding sequence ATGAGTCCCGGTTTTGCCTCACGCCTGTCGCGCTGGATGCCCAAGCTGGCCGTTGCGCCCGGCTTCGCGCTGTCGTTCGCGTTCATCTACGGCCTGATCGCCTGGAACGGCGTGCTGTCGTTCTCGGCCTCGCGCCTCCTGCCCAACTACGAATGGGTGGGCCTCGCGCAGTACGTGTCGCTCTTCGAGAGCGAGCGTTGGCACGTGGCGCTCGTCAACCTCGGCATCTTCAGCGCGCTCTTCATCGGCGTGGGCCTGGCCCTCGGCCTCTTCCTCGCGATCCTGCTCGACCAGAAGATCCGCGCCGAAGGTGTGCTGCGCACCGTCTACCTCTACCCGATGGCGCTGAGCTTCATCGTCACCGGCACGGCGTGGAAGTGGATCCTGAACCCCGGCCTCGGCCTCGAGCACCTGGTGCGCGGCTGGGGCTTCGAGAGCTTCACGTTCGACTGGCTCGTCAACCCCGACATGGCGATCTACACCATCGTGATCGCCGGCGTGTGGCAGAGCGCCGGCTTCGTGATGGCGCTCTTTCTCGCCGGCCTGCGCGGCATCGATGATTCCATCCTCAAGGCCGCGCAGATCGACGGCGCCACGCTGCCGCGCATCTACTGGCGCATCGTGATCCCGAGCCTGCGGCCCGTCTTCTTCAGCACGCTGCTGGTGCTCGCGCACATCTCCATCAAGAGCTTCGACCTCGTGATGGCCCTCACCGCGGGTGGCCCTGGCTTCGCGACCGACATGCCCGCGACCTTCATGTATGCGATGAGCTTCTCGCGCGGCCAGATCGGCCTCGGTGCGGCCTCGGCCACCATCATGCTGTGCACGGTGGCGGCGATCGTCGTGCCGTATCTGTATTCCGAGCTGCGGGGGGCGCGTCGATGA
- a CDS encoding TfoX/Sxy family protein produces the protein MASSNEFAAHCLELLSPLGPARSRRMFGGHGFYVDDLFIGIAAAERLYLKVDDDSRPRFEAAGCEPFDFDTKDGKRVVLGFWSAPDDALESPVLMQPWARMAVQAALKALNSKKPAARKAAPAKAAARKTKLSPAPAPAARTTAAPAKKTIARKR, from the coding sequence ATGGCCTCCTCGAACGAATTCGCCGCCCACTGCCTGGAGTTGCTGAGCCCGCTCGGGCCGGCGCGCTCGCGCCGCATGTTCGGCGGCCACGGCTTCTACGTCGACGACCTCTTCATCGGCATCGCCGCCGCGGAGCGGCTTTACCTGAAGGTGGACGACGATTCCCGGCCCCGCTTCGAAGCGGCCGGCTGCGAACCCTTCGATTTCGACACGAAAGACGGCAAGCGCGTGGTGCTCGGCTTCTGGTCGGCACCCGACGACGCGCTGGAATCGCCGGTGCTGATGCAGCCCTGGGCGCGCATGGCGGTGCAGGCGGCGCTCAAGGCGCTGAACTCGAAGAAGCCGGCGGCCAGGAAGGCGGCACCCGCCAAGGCCGCCGCCCGGAAGACGAAGCTCAGCCCAGCGCCGGCTCCGGCCGCCAGAACGACAGCCGCCCCAGCGAAGAAGACGATCGCGCGGAAGCGCTGA